The following nucleotide sequence is from Anguilla rostrata isolate EN2019 chromosome 3, ASM1855537v3, whole genome shotgun sequence.
ACGGAATGTGAATTCTCCCATGATTTCTCCTATGGTCATTCAGGTGGACGAAAGGGCTTTGAGGGACATCATGGAAATGGGCTTCAACAAAGAAGCTGCAAGGCAGGCACTCatggacaacaacaacaacctggAGGTGGCTTTGAACTTCCTTCTCACAAATGACAAGCCCAAGCCCGTGCCTGCCGACTTCAGCCGACCACCGCCGCGAGGTACAGTACTCGCTGCTGGGGAGCTTTAATTACTAATGAGGGCCTGGGGCAACAGTTGTTATATGCAAACATTCTAGCAATGTAGATGAGATCAAAGCGTGCATTTCATAATAATCAATGTACACACTGTGATCTGAGGCATGGTTGTTTTTGGTGGAATAAAAGGAGAGAAAGTTGTTGCACACTCCTCTAGTCTAACCTCATTAAACTAGGAGtaccttctttctttctcatatAAATATTTGCTGGTTTAGCAAAGGGCAGGGGTCGTGGAAGAGCCAGGGGGGAAGATGAGGAAGATGCTGCAGGAGGAAGGCCCTCTGGACCAAGCACCCTGTTTGATTTCCTGGAATCAAAGATGGGGGCCTTTTCTATTGATGGTAATTTTACtatatgtataaattcatttCCTCATTAGTGAAGCTTTTAGGTCTGTTGATTTTGAACAGCACCATAATAATCAAACCCATAATTATCTCCACCTTTTAGATCTCTTCAGTCTTAAGAATGGAGTAACAgtgtacttttcattttttcttaagAGTCAAAGAGCCAGCCACCTCCAAAACATCAGGATCAGCAGAACAAGATGATTTTCCCAGACACAGACTATCTGCCCAAAGAccacatacaaaataaatatcctTCACGGAATGATGCAAGGCAGCCAAGAAACGACAAACCCCCACGCTTCCAAAGGGACAGTGAGTTCTCCAAGTCAGGCCTGGATTCTTCGGCCCCCAACCAGCGATGGAGGGGACCCGATAGCTCTGGTGGCCCAGACAAATGGCAGGATGAGGGCAAGAGAGGCGGGCGGGTGTTCCGTGGAAATCCACGATCTCGCGATCACGCTGGTCCTGGAGGTTTTCCACAAGGGACGAGGGATCATGCTGGGTCTGGTGGATTCCAGCAAGGATCCAGAGACTATATAGGCTCTGGTGGGTTCCAGCAAGGATCCAGAGACCATGTAGGCTCTGGTGGATTCCAGCAAGGATCCAGAGACCATGTAGGCTCTGGTGGATTTCAGCAAGGATCCAGAGACCATGTAGGCTCTGGTGGATTTCAGCAAGGATCCAGAGACCATGTAGGCTCTGGTGGATTTCAGCAAGGATCCAGAGACCATGTAGGCTCTGGTGGATTCCACCAAGGATCCAGGGATCAGTCTGGTTCTGCTGGATTCCAGCTAGGGTCTGATCAATGTTTTAAGAAAACTCCAAAAGACAATGGCATGCAACCCAAACCTCCGGAGAGCAACTCTGGAGAGTCTGACTTTAAAGGAGGCTCTCGGTTCGACGGCAAGTTTGAGGCCAATAGTAAAAGGAGAGGGGTATTTGACAGGCCACAGTCAGATACTGCCATCAGAAAATCAGATGTAGTTGGTTCTCTGAATTCCTCCAACTCGTGGGGGAATAAGGACACCATTGTGACGCAGGACTTGAACACGGTTGGGACTGGCAGTAACGCGCACATTCAGAACGGGTATTCAGAGCATCGGCGGACTGGGCCTATTAAACAGCAGTCTGGTGTGACCTCTGGTGACCAGTTCTCCAATAAAAACATCTCTCAGAACTCTGGGCCCAGGAAAAGGTCAGGACCAATCAAAAGTCAAAAAGGCATGGAGTCACTTTTGGTCTCTGAATCCAGCGCTCATGGGCTGAATAACTGGAAACCAGGTGACCAGTGCCTTGCTCTCTACTGGGAAGACAATAAGGTGAGCATACGCCTGATTCTGTGGAGCCATTTTATCGTCATGTGGAGTTGTATGTTGAATGTTCTGTTTTGTGTATGCATACCTAATAGAGACTTCTAAAATACATTGAATCACTCAGTATgaataagattttattttaatgggaaaTCTCAGTGGGACACTTACACAAGTATTACATTAGGTAACTCTTCAAGAACATTTTGAGCTCCTacttgaaggaaaaaaaatgttgttttgtatCATTCTGTAACTGTGAAGTTATCCACTGGTATCCATGTGCTTATTCATTAGTATTGCTTCACAGCAAGCATTACACAGATCAGCTGATCGTCCTGAACTTTCATTATATAACTGTAGCAATATAGTATACTATAAAATGTGCCCTGTGCCTGCTCTAAATAAGTTAATGAATTAACATATTACTTATTTAGAAATCAATATATGccactcactgtttcagcctgaAATTCTTTCTGATGTGGGTGGAGTAGGAGTGTCCATCTCATTTTTATAAAGCATGCTCTGTGCAAATGAATTAGCCTAGCGCAGCGTCGCTGCACCTGGCTCATGAAACGtggatcaaactgtcaaactaggcATTGCAGATCAAAGATGAATCAGGAGTCAGGAATTACATGGCCAATTCCTTAcctgaaatgttttcagaaacgtTTCATTTTAGTGGACTGTTTATGTGGAATATGTGAGTTTATGAACAGGCCGCCATGTTTCTCAAGTTTGAAAACGTTGGGCCGAAACCAGTCTAGCCAAACAGGTGCCGGCCGTGTTCTGTCATTAAAAAGTACGGACACATTTGTGGATGGCAACaattttacagctggatatcttCATTGTCATTTATATTATGTAGCAGTACCTTTTTAAAAGGTACTCTGACATCAAGAAGATTGGGGCGGGGCTAGAGTGgaatgcagaaagaaaattcCAAACATTAGAGGACTGTAAAAAGATGCTTTTCTACCAGTTCTGCCAAATGATActgcagaaatgttgaaatgacgACATGAATTCAAATGTTTCATATGGATTGTTTGATTAGTCTGCGTTTTTCCTGTCTTTTAGTTCTATCGTGCCAGAATTGACGCAGTGCATCCGTCTGGAACGACAGCAGTGGTTGTCTTCAGCGATTATGGAAATTGCGAAGAAGTCCTCCTCCATAATATCAAGCCTGTTCACATGGACTCCTGGGTAAGCACCTTCAGCTTATCAATTTCATGTGAAGGGACAGCAAAGAGCCACATTTGCTACCTTTTACCCTCTTTGTGTGAGCATCCATGCACTATGTTCATTGGAGCCCCTACATTTGCAAGATGGCTAGTCCTGTTGCAACATACATGGTGCCATTGCTCTATTATATTACAGCTATATTAGCTGTAGCTCACAACATAGTTTACTTGGTAAGCCACACAGTTGAgtgtaaagaacaaaaaaagtttctgaCTTATTTAATTTGGCCAAAATTACTTGTGGTTGAATCGGGTGGAAATTGTATGTACAGCTCTTTTATCGTCATTGTACAGTTGCAAATGTTCACCAACTAGGCTAGTTTTTTACACTTTGCTGATTCTGCATATTGAAGTGAAATGCACATTGATAATTAAATCCTtgatattaaaaatatgcaaaaacataTAAGGAAAGAAGTATGATTGGAATATCTGGCTGTTTTAGAGACTGTCAAAAAACCTGGCTTATTGTCTAGAGCAAAGGCTTACATTTTAAACTGCCATCGGAAGCACTGCTTCTTAGTTATTTATATCCCAAATAAATTCAAAGACCAAGCATGTAAGTACCGTGATTAAGACATCTGCTAAGTGCCAGCTGGCTTACTCGAGGATGAGAGCACCCTCACCTTGAGCAGCAGAAGGTCTCCTATCAAGGGACGGCTCCTCCGCCCACCTCCCCCGTTTCGTGCGACCCCTGTCATGTCTGGGCCGTGCCTTTGCACGACCCGATTATATCGGGCAAGGCGTGCGCGCGACGCGGCCCCAAGGGCAGGCTGTTCTCACCGGCCCGGCCTACCCTCACTCACCGTCCGTTCGACCGCCATTCAACAGACCGCGGCGTCCTGTCATTTATTGACCATTAAGAGCAGGGCTTCTCAGCCTGCAGCCAGTTTGCACAGTGCTACAGCCCCAGTAACCATTGGTAGGAAATCACTAGATTTGTCCATTTCTTTTgacaattggaaaaaaaaaaaattgcatgcaTTCGTGATACAGTTGTACCACCAGTGAATGCTCTAAAGATGTCATATAGGCTAACACCAGTGTAGTGTAGCTGTTAACGTGGTTAGCTTGAATGCCGCAGCTTTGAATTCCCGGACGGGTACAACTGTTGTAAATTTTATCACGGTGCATACTTTGTCCTAAATTTCTTCAATAATTGTCCTGTACTAAATGGATGGTATATGAAACAATCTTCCCAGTATACGGAAGTCTGTGACTTGGGTGTCTAAATATAATCATTATTGGCCTTTGAGATTGATTCTTATTTACTCCAGTTCATATGACGGTTTCACGGTTTTCAGATCAAATGAATTGGTGTAAAGTGGACTGGGCCTAAAAGGTTTGTTCACTGTTTACTCGCAGGATGAAGATGTTTACTATGAGAACTCTCTTGAATACCGCAGGGGAGGCGACGGCCAGCCCAGGCGAACGCGACCAACTCAGCAGTATTACCAGCCGCCGAGAGCTAGAGACTGATACGGACACGCATACAAACGTAATCATGCTTTAATTATTGGAAGTGGGTTGCAGTGCACTGTAGTGGTTTTTGTACCAGGCTAGTAATTCAGGAGGCAGCTAATTCAAATGGCAGGGGACGAAACTGCCATTGCGCTTATGAGCGAAGTATCTTCTGACCTGTGTTACTTCAGTAAAACGGGTGAATGGGTAGCATATGACAATGTTATCTGTGCACGTGtctaagaaaacaaacatgtaaTGTGACCTGCGCACTCCAGAGGAAACGTGTTGTGCCCTTACTGTAAGAAGCAAGGAGTGGGCTTGCAGATTGGAAATGTGTCTCTCTATTTTCTAGGCTGATCCTTCGAGGAAATGCAGCTCGCCTGAAATCTCATGAGTTTGGCTGATcttccactaaaaaaaaaaaaaaaaaagctttcttcCATATTTATGTGTTCATGTCAAGACGTGCAACATTCTAAAAGGGCTTTCACTGTTGCTGCAAAAAtcaaatgcaatgaaatgaaaCTTTGTAATGTACAAAGACATGAtgatttgtaaaataataaaatgcgaAAGGTAGCacatttcactctctcacttatTTAATTTGCCAAATCTTTGTCTTTATAAGAGTAATTTGTACCTTTACCAGCTGTTTTGtcagtaaatgtatttaattataattataataataataataattattattattatcccaAATATAATTGTCTGAAGAATCTCTGGGCAGTTTACAACAAAGTGCATGTGAAATCGTCTGCCATTATTCTTTAATACAGGCTTTTTTATATGAAGACACAATAGGACCTTTGATTTTTCTTAAATGTATGGCAGCCCTATAAACGTGCCTAAAAAGTAAACTAACCCAATATTGGAAAATATGTTGTCACCACAGAGTTAATGTATGTGCGTGACTAAAGCATGGGGACTTTATGATTAACATTGGACTGTTATTCACAGTCAGTCTATATTATATGCACTTAGCATCTAAAAATAGTTCAGTTGGTATTGTCTTGGcatacattaattaaaaatgaaaggctcAGTTTGTAACAAGCAATACCTTTGTGACTACAATGTATAACTTCAATGAATGACAGAAATcatataatttcaataaaaagttattttcatattataaaaagacagaaaagaaaatgttacaaTGCAAGGACAATGCAGTATTTCAACCAGAAAGTCACCAAGCTCAGCTCCTTGTCCAGATGTAGTTTATCCATAtatctttaaaacaaaatgaattgatatgctgaatttatttgaaaagggcAAAAGTGATACCCTTTCAAAGCACATAATGTGATGGCGTGGTTTCCTGTCAACATGCCCACCTAAACCCAGACTGCTTTAGAAACAATTTCCACTCATTGGAAGCCATTAGTGTAGTGGATTTATACCTTGACCTATTGAAGAGCTTTGATCATACATCATTGGAAGTTGGAACCGTCTGTGGCTGCTTAAAAAGAGTACACACTAGGGGTGCTACAGTTGACAAAACTGGTTGTCAGTGGCCATCTAATTTCTTTGacaaataattatcaaaaatgGTTAtcaaaatataatcaaatgATTATCTAAGCTTGAAGAAAAGGTTTTAACAAGTTTTCTTTCTAGAGGAAAAGTGCcagtttgcttttgtttgttttttttttaatgaaaaataatactcACATTATAGCACCATAAAATACAGCATAAACTCAaactgcattacactgcataCACAAAATAAGAGTGCATTCATGAATTTGAATCCCAATTTTTCCACTTGAAatttaaatgtcatattttactgtatcaaAATGAGTGGAACGGGGTTGTAAAGTTGTTCCTCAAAATGTAAAGCACcactttaaatgtaaaatttgttgctgcttattttatattacatttacttAGAAGACTCTTTTATCCAatgcaacgtacaataagtgcataccaaaggtcattggagcaactacaagacacaggtccgataaggtataatactcattttgtaactgttattcatagccatgaacactaAGTCCAATTCACACCGAAAACATTACTCAGAGTAGGaagaaggggggcagggggacatGTCCCCCGAATATTGGAAACAGTCAAACCTGttaaaaaataagacatttgCTATGTACGGGGAAGGCCCAGTGGctgaattcatttaatttatttccagcATTCCTTAGTCCAAAAATGCAGCAACAAAAGCAGTGCAGAAATGGAGCCAGTCCAACATTTAATCTGGCGCAATGCAACATGTTACTATGTTTGATATGCGGACATGTTACACAGAACAGCATTTTGATTATGGGGGTAGAAGTGGAAAAGTGTAGTTGAGTTTTTTTGTGaccaaacatttttctttctttattttttgagagTGAAAGTTGGGTTGGGAGATAGGggaattacatttatttttttgtatatgtgtttttggaatgctttcatATGCCTGTacataaattaactgaaaaataatttcctctTGAGGACAAACTATCCATCTTATCGTTCTGTCTTTGTCATGTTCTTAGATAATAACTATGTTTTGATAGATCCCAGATGTGTCAGTGGAGGGTCTGAATGGGTAGTGAGATGGTGTTGCGGTGTAGAGTAGCTGTTCTTCATCCTGCAGTTGGTATCCCTCATCTACACCCCACACTGTTTAAGGCACATGtattgcacatttattatgtatgcatttagttATGCATCTAACAATAGAATGTTCGCGATGTATTTAATTCACAAATTCCAATATCCAAGGGTTAAATATGGTTTAAGTTGATTTAACATGATAATTTCATTCTTGTGCCCTCTTGAGGATGTCTACTGTTAGCCTGTTACTGACTAGGGGATATCTCGCATATATACAGAAcaataaagaaacaacaaagCCAGCTCTTGCAGGTGCTAATAGATGAGGTTAGTGTCTGCTTTTGTAATACCCATAGCTGTCTCTGGTGGAACCAATTAACTTTTCCACTAACTATAATATTTACTGTGGGAGCGAATGGGGGAAGCAAATCCCCCTACCTCTCACCAGTGTCGAACTCAGTCCTACGCCTCTGGCTGAACTGATTCGTAGGtgacaagcttttttttttttttctttttgtttttgaacatgAACTGTTGCATCCCTagtacatacacccacacaattaaaatgtgtatgcatattGAGCTGATATACAGAAAAAGACACACCCCAGCATTTTTCGTAGACCATGATTTAACTGGAAGGTAAACTGTGCTTCTGTACATGGAAGTCTCGCACCATCTTTGCTCTATAAATCAtctgaaaacatatttcttcTCTGTTATCACACTGAAAAAAGTATGTGCTGCAATCATAATCCTCCCATTTCATATTGCTATTGATCTGTTGAGGCCAGATAATCAACATCTATTAATTATCTGGGCTAACAAATTAACAACAGTCTTCAGAATGTGTCCATTTTACAGTAATGGGCATGATGGTGAGAGCTGGCAAGCGAACCTGATTTGTTTCAGTAGAGAGACTCTCCAATTAATTAAACTGCGGGGTGGCCAATCAATACTCTGCAGTGTCCCTGCACTGGGCATATGCAGCAAGGATAAACAACCTTGAAGGAGCGAAAATAATAAAGTTGAAAATTAAAAGTGGTTGTTGTGCCCAGAATAGCACAATGCTTttctaaacatattttttactAGTGGGGAAGATGAAAGTAGTAACATAATAAGAAATTGATTAAATCTTAGTATTGAATGAGTTCTAATGGCTTCACAGCCCTAAAAAGACCTATTTGACCAAAGGAAGAGATTTTCACATCCAAATatcaaaatgcattattaaagtGGAAAACCAAAACCAGGGGTGATGAGGTAGATTTGCGTCATACACATGCCATGGAGCTAATCATATTTTTAGACCTATATAACCAAACTTTTCTCTTTACTGCACCTACATTTGTTTGATTTCAAGGcaggaaaaaacaaagacaatcaGGAAATGTGATCAGCCCATGACTTGAACATGCCATCTACACAATTAGTAATTTAATGCAATTGCTGATAAACTACTTTCCAGTTAGGTGTGCCCCCTGACTGCGTacagtatttacaaaaaaataaaataaatgcaatgcagttATCTTTCAATAGGAAAAGGCTATACCTGAACAGGCATGAAGCAATCAAAGTCTTAAATAAACATAGTTATGTTCTTCTCTAGTATGTAAAgtttatgtgcttgtgtgttgaCATTTGAACACACCTACACTATTTTCTTGCCTACTGTGTCTAGTCGTGAACAATGGAAATTTTAGATATCAACCTATtaatcataaatgttttttgtttttttttcccccccaacagGTTTCACATTTGTAATCTTCAGGTACTGCAATAttacatgtaattattttatttttccaacttCAAGGGAgtgttaaattcaattttgttttgttttaacagTATAAATCAACATATTCATAGAATGTCTGTATTTATAAACAATTTGTAGATGTGTGTCAACACTGACTGCTGTTAACATTTTGTCACTAGAAATGTCAAGTCAGAAGTGTCCCGTATCTGACATCTCAGCAAGCTTTCGACCTGTTGCCTCAGTGCTGTCATTCAGTTTTATCGATGTCTCTAatctcccttcctttctttgtgttttcttaCAGCTTATGTATGCGATCAATGTTATCACAATCAGCAATAGTCCCAGACAGGTGACAGAAAGTGTTATCAAAAGAGACTGGCAGGGTAAAGTATGGTTTTCCGAGGCATGTTCAGCCCGTCTCCCAAGAAAACGCTCCCTACCGATTTCAGCCTTCCTTGTTGACAGGCTCTGTATGTATGTTTCATTGCTGACCGTTTCATTGACAAAGAGATTGACCATCACTGTGGTGTGCAGAGGCTCAGGCTGACCGTGGTCACTGACTTTGACCAGCGAAACCCAAAGACCCCGGTCACTCAGCGGTTTCTCCAGAGTGATGTATCCTGTGTCAGGGTCGATCACAAAGGACTCACCCCCCTTCCTTTCGATAATACTGCAAACTATAACAGCATTCATGCCAGAGTTTTTGTCCACAGCATACACTTCGGTAATGGAGGTTCCAGgaacagtagggggcagcaccAGCATGTAGGAATAGTTGGACAGGGGAAACAAAACCAGAGGGGAATTGTCATTAATGTCTAAGAGCAAACCGTGAACAGGGTGACTCAGGAGAGTGAGGGTTCCCCATCATCTGCAGCCTCTATCCACAGGAAGTAGGAGCCCTGCTTCTCCCTGTCTAAAGGAGTTTTTGCCCTCAATGACCCCTTACCACCATCTATGATGAAATTGTCGCTGTCGTTAATGATCGATAATTTGACGCCCACTCGTCCTTCCAGAGTCGGCGTCCGTCACGGAAAGTACACCGATTTCCTCGAACCCGGGAAAGTTCTCAGGTACAAAAAAAGTGAAGTCCTTGTTAACAAAGTGCAGACAGTTGTCATTCCTGTCCAGCACTGTGAGGACCATGGTGGCAATAGTCTTCATATGGGGGGTGCCTTGGTTGGCCGCCTTCACTGTGAATATGCACCTTTCCTTCGCCTCTCGGTCTAATGCTGTGGACACAGTGAGAACTCCAGTTACTTTGTCCAAAGAAAAATTTGAGGGAGTGTCAGACCCCAGCAAGTATATGACCTCTCCATATTTTTCACCGTCTTGGTCAGTGGCGTGCAGTCTGGTCAGGAAACTGTTTGGGCTGTTGTTCTCCTCGATGACCAGTTCAAACAGAGACTGCTTGAATACGCGATCATTATCATTCTCATTCTCGTCGATCACCGGAACATTAAGAATTTTCGTTTGAAAGCCATGAGAGTTGGGGACTTTGTAGCCAGTTTATAGCTCATAGTCTAGTGTGTCTGCTGTTTCAAGCAGATATTAATCTGTAAACCCCTTGTATGGGAAAATCATGAATGGGCCATTGCCCTCTAAGCGACAGTCCACACTTTGACCAAGCATTGTATTTATTATGGTCAAAAATGCTATAGGGGAGTGAGATGGCTCAGAATCCTTCAAAGACACAACGCCACCTTTCTCAACAGCTATATAATGTGGTATGATGACGGGTGGGCCGATGACTTGTCTTGATGATATTCAATATCCCTGTGGCCACAGCAGGTATGCAGCCCCGTCCATTTGCAAGGACCATCAGTTTGTAACATTCAGCAGTGGTTATATCTATTTTGCCACTCAGTTTAATAACCCCCTTGACTTTGTCCAGATTAAACTAAGTCCTTGCATCACTTGGCACCCTTTCACTGTAGCCATATGTTACCAGGGCATGGAAGCCTAAGTCAGGATCAAAGGCGTGAAGACGTGCCAAGTGAGCCCCACTGGTTGTGTTTCCAAACACGGTAACACTGATGTAAGACTCTGCAAACTGCCGGCAGTTGTCGTTCACATCCATGATGCAAATTTTCAGGGTGGCTGTGCCTAAAAGCGGTGTGGTTCCCCCATCTTCAGCAAAGATGTTTGTTATGTATTCATTCTTAGTTTCTCTCAGTGGAACCAGTTAAAACCAAGACCAACTCCCCACTGTTGTTTTCCTCTACGTCCAAAGTGAAAACCCCAAAAttattaacctcttagcgcacagcccctagtggtgggcacgcccgcgtgcctaaattactaaactcaaacattcggtgctactgcaaccaaagtgtgagatgaaaacagaaacgcgttgtttcagtttcattagtagacgatacatgacaactatgccgaaaacggagtttcgcagccccaccattgtcgctcccgtcgttcatttaacacacaccccctccctgcagtctcatctaaaaaacaccccccacccttgacataatggacaatattgtctatcttggcattcataaaaatattctttcaccactaaaaaatcgtattccatagtcatagcaacaagataaacccgacaatagccctaagatatgcctatacagcagtgaaaacgctgctcactgaataacgaaataaacgagaaaaagtttttaaaaatgataccatgtcattctacagtcaatatctgggactaaatattgaataaatataaaaccttactgttggttttacgtgtagagatgtcccttttgagactgcgtggtcatatattgtcttggacaatccgtttgggaaatataggcgcatctgtgacgcctgggtatcttccaaaatagctgtgcgtaacaccacacctgttgtttacggcgtcgtcgtcgccctttttagaacagtctgactagatttagaattcatttattcggtaggcgagagtataagctttctaacgatgtataacatgtccaattctgctttcggaatagcgttttataggtcagcgtaacagaaaatattcttagcatagcattcacttacgcaatcacactctgttagcagacaaatacgatgcacctaacgaaacatgttcaaggatatttcgtaatttcttggaaaatactattattattgaggacttctgaacatagctaagccatatgtttgctgatagacctagctgacatcgttttctggagcaaaacagaagcgaatagaacaatataattgatactgtctctgtctctatctactgaacatagaggagatttcaccattgctatgtaagtattatcgttcaaaatatttcggttatatacgttctttttgaaatggagtatttttaaataggttagtggtgttatataatgtaaatatttcacactgtaatgtaagcgttagacggaagtgtaatagtttttgtgaagcatgcaacagtgatgacgtcagagctggaacattgccaaaccgtggtggacgggtgaaaattgttttcatgttgtctcatccccatacaataaaacatacgagagtacagagtatagaaatacacacgagttaattattacacatttaggtactgtaccgcattgtgtgacaatgtttttgcattatttttttaatctgatagcaatgtttcatcttaaaccctcataaggggctcatttatatgctttataatggacaaaaaacattttattcaattttggagagattttggatatgtttctggacacctagctattttagaccactgtactgactgaaagcttgtaattcccatttgaaaattatgcaacagtgattttcttgagtcaaaacagttgatttgtagtgaagtacatggatatgttatgatttacagcaatgcataatttagacattttggatagatttggagatgctgggtacactgcttagtttttgcttcatacatctatagtagttctacatatccacccttagattttatgaacttgtggtcaagaagtttttgacctagcacatgtatagtttaacctcctgcatatattcaatctcgcagtatttcattgcgaacttaaaaagtgcaaatttattttggattttttgtcaaaacaattgcatttgtggcactttatttcttccaaaattatgaatataaactaatctgtgttagtattgtaaattgtacaaatgtcttgcttcatttaagccatttttcaagtctctgtggtgttcacgtctggagttataaagctttaaataggttaccccctaaatgggcaaggattggcaaaatttggcttgtgccttaagaggttaaccGGCCGGTAGGTCTGTACTCCATAAACACCAGAATCCGAGTCAATGGCAGATTGTTCCACAGCAAATCTGGAGGTGATCCATGCGTTTTCTGGAACAAACAACCAGATCACATCAGTAGAGAAAGTGGGCTTATTATCATTAACGTCAAGTAAAATGACTAAAAATTTGACTTTGACCAAGTGTTGGGGAGGCAAAATGAACATGTCAAAAGACAAAGAACAGTCCTGCCAGTCTGAGTTTTCTGGGCAAAGTGCCTCTCTGTCAACCATATTGGCAGATGTATACAATTCTTCAGTCATGTTATTAAATATGACATACTGTTCACTGATCTCCTTTAATGCCAGATTGAATAAGAGGGGGAGATCAACAGAAAAATTCAACTTTATATCTGCAACAATGACCCCTATCAACATCCCCTGGGGTAATCTTTCCTTTATTTCAGAGATGACTTCATAGCTTGGCCATGATTTGAAAAACAAGACAAGGCTGATGAAAAACAAGAG
It contains:
- the tdrd3 gene encoding tudor domain-containing protein 3 isoform X1, translating into MADFSSALTKEGWYLSDEGIEICRSTSEKASVNDIIRIALNSDLRPIGNKFLASDINSGRVEKVEGPCVLQVQKIRNVAAPKDHEESQAAPRMLRVQMTDGHTNCVGIEFKHLSKISMNTPPGTKVKLLGTVLVKNGFLLLDDSKIHVLGGEVDHMVEKWELQRSLAKHSRTNIGADGGPPPFLPFGQKCVTKEQVDSRELDQRKTLQVTSAAKTADENDEFEKQRIAAIAEIAKSKETRTFGGGGNAGSNLTNPGSTYKSRDTYPRRREEKPAWTENRSENRSDGVYRELVDERALRDIMEMGFNKEAARQALMDNNNNLEVALNFLLTNDKPKPVPADFSRPPPRAKGRGRGRARGEDEEDAAGGRPSGPSTLFDFLESKMGAFSIDESKSQPPPKHQDQQNKMIFPDTDYLPKDHIQNKYPSRNDARQPRNDKPPRFQRDSEFSKSGLDSSAPNQRWRGPDSSGGPDKWQDEGKRGGRVFRGNPRSRDHAGPGGFPQGTRDHAGSGGFQQGSRDYIGSGGFQQGSRDHVGSGGFQQGSRDHVGSGGFQQGSRDHVGSGGFQQGSRDHVGSGGFQQGSRDHVGSGGFHQGSRDQSGSAGFQLGSDQCFKKTPKDNGMQPKPPESNSGESDFKGGSRFDGKFEANSKRRGVFDRPQSDTAIRKSDVVGSLNSSNSWGNKDTIVTQDLNTVGTGSNAHIQNGYSEHRRTGPIKQQSGVTSGDQFSNKNISQNSGPRKRSGPIKSQKGMESLLVSESSAHGLNNWKPGDQCLALYWEDNKFYRARIDAVHPSGTTAVVVFSDYGNCEEVLLHNIKPVHMDSWDEDVYYENSLEYRRGGDGQPRRTRPTQQYYQPPRARD
- the tdrd3 gene encoding tudor domain-containing protein 3 isoform X2; this translates as MADFSSALTKEGWYLSDEGIEICRSTSEKASVNDIIRIALNSDLRPIGNKFLASDINSGRVEKVEGPCVLQVQKIRNVAAPKDHEESQAAPRMLRVQMTDGHTNCVGIEFKHLSKISMNTPPGTKVKLLGTVLVKNGFLLLDDSKIHVLGGEVDHMVEKWELQRSLAKHSRTNIGADGGPPPFLPFGQKCVTKEQVDSRELDQRKTLQVTSAAKTADENDEFEKQRIAAIAEIAKSKETRTFGGGGNAGSNLTNPGSTYKSRDTYPRRREEKPAWTENRSENRSDGVYRELVDERALRDIMEMGFNKEAARQALMDNNNNLEVALNFLLTNDKPKPVPADFSRPPPRAKGRGRGRARGEDEEDAAGGRPSGPSTLFDFLESKMGAFSIDESKSQPPPKHQDQQNKMIFPDTDYLPKDHIQNKYPSRNDARQPRNDKPPRFQRDSEFSKSGLDSSAPNQRWRGPDSSGGPDKWQDEGKRGGRVFRGNPRSRDHAGPGGFPQGTRDHAGSGGFQQGSRDYIGSGGFQQGSRDHVGSGGFQQGSRDHVGSGGFQQGSRDHVGSGGFQQGSRDHVGSGGFQQGSRDHVGSGGFHQGSRDQSGSAGFQLGSDQCFKKTPKDNGMQPKPPESNSGESDFKGGSRFDGKFEANSKRRGVFDRPQSDTAIRKSDVVGSLNSSNSWGNKDTIVTQDLNTVGTGSNAHIQNGYSEHRRTGPIKQQSGVTSGDQFSNKNISQNSGPRKRSGPIKSQKGMESLLVSESSAHGLNNWKPGDQCLALYWEDNKFYRARIDAVHPSGTTAVVVFSDYGNCEEVLLHNIKPVHMDSWGRRRPAQANATNSAVLPAAES